The following are encoded together in the Rhizobium tumorigenes genome:
- a CDS encoding DEAD/DEAH box helicase produces the protein MTTFADLGLSQKVLSAVTDAGYTIPTPIQAGAIPFALQRRDICGIAQTGTGKTASFVLPMLTMLEKGRARARMPRTLILEPTRELAAQVAENFEKYGKNHKLNVALLIGGVSFEEQNKKLERGADVLICTPGRLLDHCERGKLLMSAVEILVIDEADRMLDMGFIPDIERIVKMIPFTRQTLFFSATMPPEIQKLADRFLQNPERIEVSLPSSTAKTVTQRFVASHGKDYEKRATLRDLINAQTDLKNAIIFCNRKVDVADLFRSLERHGFSVGALHGDMDQRSRTTMLQNFRDGQIQLLVASDVAARGLDLPDVGHVFNFDVPIHSEDYVHRIGRTGRAGRSGAAFTLVTKRDTKYIDAIEKLIDQKIEWLSGDLNALPPADESQETERPRRGSSRDKDKERGRGRGRSAPSHPVHKADIDVVDTVVQPVEVAPVPKAEVVKNERKIETNKPQNNNSRNNPGRPYPANDDNRERRARYHRDQDDGPTPLGFGDDIPAFMLIVTAAKV, from the coding sequence TTGACCACATTTGCTGACCTTGGCCTGAGCCAAAAAGTCCTATCCGCTGTCACTGACGCGGGCTACACCATCCCTACTCCGATCCAGGCCGGCGCCATCCCGTTTGCGCTGCAGCGCCGCGATATCTGCGGCATTGCGCAGACAGGAACCGGCAAGACCGCCTCCTTTGTGCTACCGATGCTGACCATGCTCGAAAAGGGTCGGGCCCGGGCGCGCATGCCGCGCACGCTGATCCTCGAGCCGACGCGCGAACTGGCAGCCCAGGTGGCTGAGAACTTTGAAAAATACGGCAAGAACCACAAGCTGAACGTCGCACTGTTGATCGGCGGCGTATCGTTCGAAGAGCAGAACAAGAAGCTCGAGCGCGGTGCCGATGTGCTGATCTGCACGCCCGGACGCCTGCTCGACCATTGCGAACGCGGCAAGTTGCTGATGTCAGCCGTCGAAATCCTGGTCATCGACGAAGCCGACCGCATGCTCGACATGGGCTTCATCCCGGACATCGAGCGCATCGTCAAGATGATCCCCTTCACCCGCCAGACGCTGTTCTTCTCGGCCACCATGCCGCCGGAAATCCAGAAGCTGGCCGATCGGTTCCTGCAGAACCCGGAACGCATCGAAGTATCGCTGCCGTCTTCCACGGCAAAGACCGTGACGCAGCGTTTCGTTGCCTCGCACGGCAAGGATTACGAGAAGCGCGCGACTCTCCGTGACCTCATCAACGCCCAGACCGATCTCAAGAACGCAATCATCTTCTGCAATCGCAAGGTAGACGTCGCCGATCTCTTCCGCTCGCTCGAGCGCCACGGCTTTTCAGTCGGCGCGCTGCACGGCGATATGGACCAGCGCTCGCGCACGACGATGCTGCAAAATTTCCGCGATGGCCAGATCCAGCTGCTGGTCGCATCCGACGTTGCCGCACGCGGCCTCGACCTGCCTGATGTCGGCCATGTCTTCAATTTCGACGTTCCGATCCATTCGGAAGACTATGTCCACCGCATCGGCCGCACGGGACGTGCCGGACGCTCGGGCGCAGCATTCACGCTGGTGACCAAGCGTGATACGAAGTATATCGATGCCATCGAGAAGCTGATCGATCAGAAGATCGAATGGCTGAGCGGCGATTTGAACGCTCTCCCGCCGGCAGATGAAAGCCAGGAAACCGAACGTCCGCGTCGTGGCAGCAGCCGCGACAAGGACAAGGAACGCGGTCGCGGCAGAGGTCGTTCTGCACCGAGCCATCCCGTTCACAAAGCTGATATCGATGTGGTTGATACTGTCGTTCAACCCGTCGAAGTTGCACCCGTACCAAAGGCCGAAGTTGTGAAGAACGAGCGCAAGATCGAGACTAACAAGCCGCAGAACAATAATTCTCGCAACAATCCCGGCCGCCCTTACCCGGCAAACGATGACAATCGCGAACGTCGCGCCCGCTATCATCGCGACCAGGACGACGGCCCGACACCACTGGGTTTCGGCGACGACATTCCTGCATTTATGCTGATCGTTACTGCCGCCAAGGTCTGA
- a CDS encoding NUDIX domain-containing protein: protein MAAPGTHFPGLGTGLAILRDGKLLLYKRMKAPEAGFWNIVGGKVDLMEPAASAAKREANEESGLQIGKIDLLCTTEQIIEADRQHWVSRIYVCTDFAGEPSLMEPDKLSEFGWFSRNALPSPLSAFARAAIDHLGTNLFP from the coding sequence ATGGCGGCGCCGGGCACCCATTTTCCGGGGCTAGGCACCGGGCTTGCCATCCTTCGTGACGGCAAGCTTCTGCTCTACAAGCGGATGAAGGCGCCCGAAGCCGGATTTTGGAACATCGTCGGCGGTAAGGTCGACCTGATGGAACCCGCCGCCTCTGCTGCCAAACGCGAGGCGAACGAGGAGTCCGGCCTCCAGATCGGAAAGATCGACCTGCTCTGCACGACGGAACAGATCATCGAAGCCGACCGCCAGCACTGGGTGTCCCGGATTTACGTCTGCACGGATTTTGCCGGCGAGCCATCGCTGATGGAGCCGGACAAGTTATCCGAATTCGGATGGTTTAGCCGCAACGCGTTGCCAAGCCCGCTTTCAGCCTTTGCGAGGGCTGCCATCGACCACCTCGGCACCAACCTTTTTCCCTGA
- a CDS encoding TfoX/Sxy family protein, whose product MDNLDIEEMFAALGPVTIKRMFGGKGVYHQGRIIALDFRDEMLLKADDVSSPAFESAGARRWSYEGKKGKPVFMPYWSIPEDAFDDPDVMAKWVRLAYEAALRTEK is encoded by the coding sequence TTGGATAATCTTGATATCGAGGAAATGTTTGCGGCACTCGGGCCGGTGACCATCAAGCGGATGTTCGGCGGCAAGGGCGTCTATCATCAGGGCCGGATCATCGCCCTGGATTTTCGCGACGAGATGCTGCTGAAGGCGGACGATGTCAGTTCGCCCGCTTTCGAATCGGCCGGCGCCAGGCGCTGGTCGTACGAGGGGAAGAAGGGCAAGCCGGTGTTCATGCCGTACTGGTCTATCCCGGAGGATGCGTTCGACGATCCCGATGTCATGGCAAAATGGGTGCGTCTGGCCTACGAGGCGGCGTTGCGGACGGAGAAGTAA
- a CDS encoding nucleotidyltransferase family protein, protein MPGKIARYSVAIVVLAAGKASRMGGPHKLLATFDGIPLVTVMAQRACATGAPVFVVTGHRYLEITAALTGLDIQNVYNPEFESGMASSIVAGFGAASASGSVGVLVMQADMPAVETSDLMALIQAFQAARGEAIVRAVSDGKRGNPVILPISLRSAVMALRGDVGARGIIDGCGLPVVDVEIGPAAHLDVDTPDAVLAAGGILKE, encoded by the coding sequence ATGCCGGGAAAGATCGCGCGCTATTCCGTTGCAATCGTGGTGCTGGCAGCCGGTAAAGCCAGCCGGATGGGTGGTCCGCACAAGCTGCTGGCAACATTCGATGGTATCCCGCTGGTGACGGTCATGGCGCAACGGGCTTGCGCAACGGGCGCGCCGGTCTTCGTTGTCACCGGGCACAGATATCTCGAAATAACGGCCGCACTGACGGGGCTCGATATCCAAAACGTCTATAACCCGGAGTTCGAAAGCGGTATGGCCAGCTCTATCGTCGCTGGTTTCGGCGCCGCGTCGGCGTCGGGGAGCGTTGGCGTGCTGGTGATGCAGGCCGATATGCCCGCCGTCGAAACCTCCGATCTCATGGCGCTGATCCAGGCGTTCCAAGCGGCCCGCGGCGAAGCTATCGTTCGCGCGGTCTCGGATGGAAAGCGAGGCAACCCGGTGATCCTGCCGATTTCGCTGCGCTCAGCCGTGATGGCACTGAGGGGCGATGTGGGTGCGCGCGGAATAATCGACGGGTGCGGCCTGCCGGTTGTCGATGTCGAGATCGGTCCTGCTGCCCATCTCGATGTCGATACGCCCGATGCCGTTCTTGCAGCCGGCGGCATTCTGAAGGAGTAA
- a CDS encoding XdhC family protein — MLLETLSQLCSLRRDRHAAVVVTDLVEGTERLVVEGEGIDGALGDAVTAAFRSGRSSKLEIDGSQLFLTVHVPEPRIVVIGAVRISQALASMANVVGFDLTIIDPRIGFSSADGFESAQLIVGWPREKLVVDRHTAVVAVAHEPDIDDYAIGAGLRAGCFYVGALGSRRSHAARLLRLQADGFDDEDLSRIHAPIGLDIGAITPAEIAVAILAEIIQSWRRRSLSSAGEAA, encoded by the coding sequence ATGCTGCTCGAAACGCTTAGCCAGCTATGTTCGTTGCGTCGCGACCGGCACGCTGCTGTTGTCGTCACCGATCTCGTGGAAGGAACGGAGCGGCTTGTGGTCGAAGGCGAAGGGATCGACGGCGCTCTAGGCGATGCGGTCACGGCTGCATTCCGAAGCGGCAGATCGTCGAAGCTTGAAATCGACGGAAGCCAGCTTTTCCTCACCGTACACGTGCCAGAACCAAGGATCGTCGTCATCGGCGCGGTGCGGATCAGTCAGGCACTGGCGTCGATGGCGAACGTAGTGGGATTCGATCTCACGATCATCGATCCCCGGATCGGCTTTTCGTCTGCGGATGGCTTCGAGTCGGCGCAGCTTATCGTCGGCTGGCCAAGGGAAAAGCTGGTGGTGGATCGCCACACCGCTGTGGTGGCGGTGGCGCATGAACCTGATATCGACGACTACGCTATCGGTGCGGGGCTGCGAGCCGGGTGCTTCTATGTCGGTGCGCTGGGCAGTCGACGGAGCCATGCCGCGCGCCTGCTGCGTTTGCAGGCGGATGGGTTTGACGATGAGGACCTTTCAAGGATACATGCTCCAATCGGGCTCGACATAGGGGCCATCACCCCCGCCGAAATTGCCGTCGCCATTCTGGCGGAGATTATCCAGTCTTGGCGTCGCCGGTCCCTATCCTCGGCCGGGGAGGCAGCCTGA
- a CDS encoding XdhC family protein — translation MSILARSDVLDTAERWAASGKALALATVTETWSSAPLPVGTQMVISADGATEGTLSNGCIESDVVAAALDVIAAGAGRLMDFRVTDEMARAAGLSCGGRIEVFVEKVG, via the coding sequence ATGTCGATACTTGCAAGAAGCGACGTCCTCGATACAGCCGAAAGATGGGCTGCTTCCGGCAAGGCATTGGCACTGGCGACGGTGACCGAGACGTGGAGTTCGGCGCCGCTGCCGGTGGGAACCCAGATGGTGATCTCCGCCGACGGTGCCACAGAGGGTACGCTCTCGAACGGTTGCATCGAGAGCGACGTGGTTGCTGCAGCGCTCGACGTCATCGCGGCCGGCGCCGGGAGGCTCATGGATTTCCGGGTGACCGACGAGATGGCCCGCGCTGCCGGCCTCTCCTGCGGTGGAAGGATCGAGGTCTTTGTCGAGAAGGTAGGCTGA
- a CDS encoding flavin reductase — MSRYAGHVQLVATEHEGIRRGVTITAACSVSDNPATVLVCLNSGNAKNDIFLESGIFSLNALGVHHQALADAFSGRTQMSSNERFAMGGFDTLATGAPVLVDALAAFDCKVVDVTRGTTHNVIFGEVVAVRFSERRPALLYMHRDYHAVGR, encoded by the coding sequence ATGAGCCGCTACGCCGGCCACGTGCAGCTGGTTGCAACCGAGCATGAGGGTATCCGTCGCGGGGTGACGATAACGGCGGCCTGCTCGGTCTCCGACAATCCGGCGACGGTACTCGTCTGCCTCAATAGCGGCAATGCCAAGAACGACATCTTCCTCGAGAGCGGCATCTTTTCGCTGAATGCGCTCGGCGTCCATCATCAGGCGCTGGCCGATGCCTTCTCCGGCAGGACGCAGATGTCCAGCAATGAGCGATTTGCGATGGGCGGTTTCGACACGCTTGCGACCGGTGCGCCCGTTCTGGTGGATGCCCTCGCTGCCTTCGATTGCAAGGTCGTCGATGTGACGCGCGGCACCACTCACAACGTCATCTTCGGGGAAGTGGTGGCCGTCCGTTTCAGTGAGCGACGCCCGGCGCTGCTCTATATGCACCGCGACTACCACGCCGTTGGCCGATAG
- a CDS encoding branched-chain amino acid ABC transporter substrate-binding protein codes for MNRLRRSLLTLALLSAAGSSQAAGISIGVVAPQNGTFASLGAQMIAGAKFQAQAANDALTTVDEPCTENSGQVIADALIKAKVQIAIGFLCSDSLEGALPRLKDAGIPAITVSVRSHILMEDALKNGWQFFRLAPADSAEAKRIVGVILQNWASQPLALVDDGTIHGRELVDAVRTGLDENGLKPVFNDTLRPGQDQQISLVRRLKKAGATALLVGGDRSDVAIIARDAAADKDAMQIMGGDAMRAADQPVPLADGVLAVNIPDYASLPPAAQAAKTLRDAGVEPEGYVLPTAAAALIADQAVTAALADKTPVAAKLIGTTWQTPIGPVAFGNDHELTENPYRLLEWRDHRFQPPVAPGN; via the coding sequence ATGAACAGGCTGCGTCGATCCCTGCTGACCCTGGCTCTGCTCTCTGCGGCGGGAAGCAGCCAAGCGGCCGGCATTTCCATAGGCGTGGTCGCGCCCCAGAACGGCACCTTCGCATCGCTCGGCGCCCAGATGATTGCCGGCGCCAAATTCCAGGCACAGGCCGCCAACGACGCCCTGACGACAGTTGACGAACCCTGCACCGAAAACAGCGGCCAGGTCATCGCTGATGCCCTGATCAAGGCCAAGGTGCAAATCGCCATCGGCTTCCTCTGCAGCGATTCGCTGGAAGGTGCCCTGCCGCGCCTGAAGGATGCCGGCATCCCGGCCATCACCGTGTCCGTGCGCTCACATATCCTGATGGAAGATGCGTTGAAGAACGGCTGGCAGTTTTTCCGTCTCGCCCCGGCAGACAGCGCCGAGGCAAAGCGGATCGTAGGCGTCATCCTGCAGAACTGGGCCTCGCAGCCGCTGGCGCTGGTCGATGACGGCACCATCCATGGCCGCGAACTCGTCGATGCCGTGCGCACCGGTCTTGACGAAAACGGCCTGAAACCGGTCTTCAACGACACGCTTCGTCCCGGTCAGGACCAGCAGATCAGCCTCGTCAGGCGCCTGAAAAAGGCGGGCGCCACAGCCCTGCTCGTTGGCGGAGACCGCAGTGACGTCGCAATCATCGCCCGCGATGCGGCAGCGGACAAGGACGCTATGCAAATCATGGGCGGCGATGCGATGCGGGCTGCCGACCAGCCCGTTCCGCTTGCCGATGGCGTGCTTGCCGTGAACATACCGGACTATGCCAGCCTTCCCCCAGCCGCACAGGCGGCGAAAACCTTGCGCGATGCCGGTGTCGAGCCGGAGGGCTACGTCCTGCCGACGGCGGCAGCTGCCCTGATCGCCGACCAGGCCGTCACTGCAGCGCTGGCGGACAAGACCCCAGTCGCCGCCAAGCTCATTGGAACGACATGGCAGACACCGATCGGCCCTGTCGCCTTCGGCAACGATCACGAGCTGACCGAGAACCCCTATCGCCTGCTGGAGTGGCGCGACCATCGCTTCCAGCCGCCGGTCGCGCCCGGCAACTAG
- the rpe gene encoding ribulose-phosphate 3-epimerase, with amino-acid sequence MPLPIRIAPSILAADFSKLGQEVRDVTAAGADWIHLDIMDGHFVPNISFGADVIKSLRSFTDATFDCHLMIAPVDFYLEAFAKAGCDRITVHAEAGPHLHRSLQTIRNLGKKAGVTLNPATPLSVLENVLDDVDLILIMSVNPGFGGQKFIPAMADKILKARQMIGDRPIELEVDGGVTVETASMITAAGANVLVAGSAIFKGGSAEAYRKTVGDLRAAAEQGRVGAA; translated from the coding sequence ATGCCGTTGCCGATCCGAATTGCCCCCTCCATCCTAGCCGCAGACTTCTCAAAGCTGGGTCAGGAAGTCCGCGACGTGACCGCTGCCGGCGCCGACTGGATCCACCTCGACATCATGGACGGACACTTCGTTCCCAACATTTCGTTCGGCGCCGATGTCATCAAGTCCCTGCGCAGTTTTACCGATGCCACCTTCGACTGCCATCTGATGATCGCGCCCGTCGACTTCTACCTGGAAGCCTTTGCCAAGGCCGGTTGCGACCGCATCACCGTCCATGCCGAGGCCGGCCCGCATCTGCATCGCTCGCTGCAGACCATCCGCAATCTCGGCAAGAAGGCCGGTGTCACCCTCAATCCGGCGACACCGTTGTCTGTGCTGGAAAACGTGCTCGACGATGTCGACCTGATCCTCATCATGTCGGTCAACCCCGGCTTTGGCGGCCAGAAGTTCATTCCCGCAATGGCCGACAAGATCCTGAAAGCCAGGCAGATGATCGGCGACCGGCCGATCGAGCTCGAGGTCGATGGCGGCGTGACCGTGGAAACCGCATCGATGATCACCGCAGCCGGTGCCAATGTGCTGGTCGCAGGTTCGGCAATCTTCAAGGGCGGCTCGGCCGAAGCCTATCGCAAGACGGTCGGCGATCTGCGTGCCGCTGCCGAGCAGGGCCGCGTTGGCGCGGCGTGA